CGAACCGGGAACGTTTGAAGACCGCGGTCGGAACCGGCACGGTTTTTGCGGAGTTGACACCGCCGGGTTGTTGTCAGGTTCAGCGAGATGCAAAAACTGTGCCGGTTCCGGGGTGCGGAGGTCGTTGACGGTGCCGGGCCGCCGGGCGCCTGTTTTTCAAAGGTCCGGCGCGGCAGGCCTGGAGCAGACCGCTCGCGGGTGAGGGTGGCGGTCAACTGGAGGCCGGACGGGCGACGACGTAGGCGGCCACCTCGCGGGCGCCGGCGGCGCGCAGGGCGCGGGCGCCCTCGGCCAGGGTGGCCCCGGTGGTGGTGACGTCGTCGACGAGGAGCACCCGCTTGCCGTCCAGAGCCGTTGCTTCGTCGACGGCGAAGGCCTCGCGCAGGTTCTCCCGGCGGGCCTCGTCGGGCAGGCGCACCTGGGGCACGGTATCGCGGACGCGCAGCAGGCCGTCGGCGAGAGGCGCGCCCCACATCTCGGCCAGGGGGCGGGCCAGCAGCTCGCTCTGGTTGAAGCCGCGCCAGCGCAGGCGTTTGCTGTGCAGCGGTACGGGCGCGACGACGTGGGGGCGCCAGGAGCCGAAGAGGGCGTGGGCGCGCTCGACGAGGAGTTCGGCGGGTTGCCGCGCCGCCGTGGGCCAGAAATCGTACTTGCAGAGGTAGATCAGGCTGACCAGAGGTTCACGGTAGAGGGCGGCGGCCCGGATGACCAGGGGCGGCGGCAGCAGGCGGCAGTCGAAGCACAATCCCGCGGGCCGTTCGTCGTCGTTGAGGGGGCGGCCGCAGGTCTCGCAGACGGGAGCCTTGACGAGTTCGACGGACAGCCAGCAGGGGTCGCAGAGCCCCAGACGCCGTCCCGGCGGCAGGCGGTGACCGCAGAGGACGCAGGCCGGCGGATAGACGAGGCGCAGCAGGCCGTCGAGCCCTTCCTTGAGCGTTTGGGCGAGTTTCATGGTTCGAGGCCGTTTTTATAATCGTTGACGATAGCGCTGAGGTCCTTCAGGGCCGCGACGATCCGGGGCCCGGCCCGGGTGTGGAGGTCCGGATCGAGGGAGTAGACGCGGCCCCGGCGGACGGCGGGCAGCTCGCCCCAACCCGTTCTGCTCTCGACGTCCGCCGGGTTGGTGGCGCCGTCGAGGAGGATGATGATCTCCGGCGCGGCGGCCAGGACGGCCTCGGGCTCGACGCGATGGTAGGCCCGGGGCAGTTCGGCGAAGACGTTGACGGCGCCGACGGCGGTGAGCAGATCGTGCTGCAGACTGCCCCGGCAGGCGGCCATCAGCGGCTCGGCGCTGATTTCGAGGTAGACGCGGGGGGGCACGGCGGGGCGGCGTGAAGCGGCTTCAGCCAGTGTCCGTTCCAGTTCGGCGGCTGACGTAGCGGCGGTTTCCCGGCGGTCGAGGAGTATTCCCAGCCGCCGTAAGGCTTCGACCAGGTCGGTGAGTTTGGCGGGTTGGTGGACGTAGGCGGTCAGGCCCAGGGTGTCGAGCTTGGCCAGCAGCGGGGCCTGTTCCAGACCGGCCAGGATGACCAGGTCGGGCCGCAGGGCGGCGATCAGCTCCGGATCTGGGTGGGAGAAGTCGCCGACGACGGGCAGCTCCAGTATCTCCGGCGGGTGGTCGGCGAAGCTGGAGCGGCCGACCAGCAGCTCGGCGTCCAGGGCGGCGACGACCTCGGCGGCGTCGGGGCTGCAGGCCACGATGCGGTGGGCCGGTTCGGTCAGGGCCACGGTGCGGCCGGCGTCGTCGACGACGCTCAGCGTCGTGGAGTCGGGCGTGCGGCGACCCTCGTCCGCGCAGGCGCCCAGGGCGCAGAGGAGGGCGAGGAGGAGGTGGTGGGCGTATCGCCGAAGCTGACCGGAGGATGTTTCCGGGCGCCGTGCGCATCGGCGGCGTAGTGAAGGGCGGAGGTCGTTCATGACGGCGTTTCGTCGGTTGGCTCAGCCGAGCGCCAGTTCCTTTTCGGCGGCGCGGAAGAGGACCAGCAGCGGATCCCAGACGGGGGAGGCCGCGGGGTGGTAGGCGTAGTCCAAGCGGGCGGCCTCGCCGACGCTCATTCCGGCGTGGATGACCGTGGCGGCTGAGTTGATGCGGTGGTTGGCGCCGTACTCCCCGGCTAGTTGGACACCCAGCAGGCGGCCCGTCGGGCGCTCGACGACGGCGGCGCAGTCCAGGTAGGTCCGGGGCTTGTGGAAGGTGGCGTGGGGCAGAACGCGGATCTCGACCAGGGTGGTGTCGTAACCGGCGGCGGCGGCCTGGGCGGGGTCCAGACCCGTACGGCTCAGCTCGAAGCCGTGGAGCTCCGTGGCCCGGGTGCCCAGCACCGGCGTGGTTTTCTCGGCGTCCCCGGCGGCGTTGGCGCCGGCGGTGCGACCGGCCCGGTTGGCGTAGGCGCCGTTGGGCAGATGGAAGCGTCCGCTGCGCAGGGCGTGGCGCACGGTGGCGCAGTCCCCGGCGGCGAATACGCCGTCGACGCTGGTTTCCTGGCGGGCGTCGACGACCAGGGCGCCCGAGGAACGCTCGGTTTTCAGTCGGTCGCCCAACGGGACCAGGTTGGGGATCACACCAACGAGTTCCAGCGCGGCCTCGGCCTCCAGGCGTCCGGCGTCGGTTTCGACGGCGACGAGGCGGCCGTCGCGGCCGTGGAGGTAGCCGTTGACCCGGGCGCCGCGCTGGACGGTGATCCCGAGCTTCTCCAGGTGTTTGTTGAGGCGGGCGGCGACGGACGGGGCCAGGCCGAGGGGGTTGTCGGCGGCGCAGACCAGGGCCACTTCGCCGCGTTGGGCCAGGGCGCAGGCCGCACCGAGGCCCTTGAAGCCGCAACCGACGACGGCGATGCGCCGGGGCCGCCGCTCCTGCAGGTAGAGGTGGGCTTCGACGAGGTCGTCGTAGGAGTGCAGGGCGAAGACCCCGCCGGCGTCGCGACCGGGGATCTCGAGGCGGCGGGCCAGGGCGCCGGCGGTA
The nucleotide sequence above comes from Candidatus Coatesbacteria bacterium. Encoded proteins:
- a CDS encoding ComF family protein; the protein is MKLAQTLKEGLDGLLRLVYPPACVLCGHRLPPGRRLGLCDPCWLSVELVKAPVCETCGRPLNDDERPAGLCFDCRLLPPPLVIRAAALYREPLVSLIYLCKYDFWPTAARQPAELLVERAHALFGSWRPHVVAPVPLHSKRLRWRGFNQSELLARPLAEMWGAPLADGLLRVRDTVPQVRLPDEARRENLREAFAVDEATALDGKRVLLVDDVTTTGATLAEGARALRAAGAREVAAYVVARPASS
- a CDS encoding ABC transporter substrate-binding protein, which codes for MNDLRPSLRRRCARRPETSSGQLRRYAHHLLLALLCALGACADEGRRTPDSTTLSVVDDAGRTVALTEPAHRIVACSPDAAEVVAALDAELLVGRSSFADHPPEILELPVVGDFSHPDPELIAALRPDLVILAGLEQAPLLAKLDTLGLTAYVHQPAKLTDLVEALRRLGILLDRRETAATSAAELERTLAEAASRRPAVPPRVYLEISAEPLMAACRGSLQHDLLTAVGAVNVFAELPRAYHRVEPEAVLAAAPEIIILLDGATNPADVESRTGWGELPAVRRGRVYSLDPDLHTRAGPRIVAALKDLSAIVNDYKNGLEP